The following are encoded together in the Elusimicrobiota bacterium genome:
- a CDS encoding NAD(P)-dependent glycerol-3-phosphate dehydrogenase — MADNLKITVLGGGLWGTVLADHLSRGGFGEVRLWEFVPKLAEGLARSRSHPHIPGFDLHTGVEVTSDLAMAAEQAGLVLFVLPSAFVRQTARKLRSFLGKARPLLINASKGIEPGSLRTMGDAILSELPRGVCLCTLSGPSFAREVAKQIPTCLVLAGPAAAGRKLLPLFNAGALRARWSPDRRGVELGGSLKNALAIGCGILDGLKAGANTKAALLIQGIAEMGELIERSGGRRETIYGLAGLGDLIATGTSPESRNRAFGEKLGEGKTREQALKEIPTVVEGVEASASARALCRRLKLKAPVLEAIWQAVHGGRDSEIVISALGFSRGTIDGP; from the coding sequence ATGGCCGATAACCTCAAGATCACCGTGCTCGGAGGGGGACTCTGGGGCACGGTTCTGGCCGACCATCTGAGTCGGGGCGGCTTCGGAGAAGTCCGGCTCTGGGAGTTCGTCCCGAAGCTGGCCGAGGGGCTGGCCCGCAGCCGCAGTCACCCGCATATCCCGGGCTTCGACCTCCACACGGGAGTGGAGGTCACCTCGGACCTCGCCATGGCCGCGGAGCAAGCGGGGCTCGTCCTCTTCGTTCTCCCTTCGGCGTTCGTGCGTCAAACGGCCAGGAAGCTCAGGAGCTTCCTAGGAAAAGCCCGTCCATTGCTTATCAACGCCTCCAAGGGCATCGAGCCCGGGAGCCTCCGCACCATGGGCGACGCCATCCTGTCGGAGCTGCCGCGGGGCGTTTGCCTGTGCACCCTCTCTGGCCCGAGCTTCGCGCGGGAAGTCGCCAAGCAAATCCCGACCTGCTTGGTCCTGGCCGGGCCGGCCGCCGCGGGCCGCAAGCTCCTGCCCTTGTTCAACGCGGGGGCCCTGCGCGCGCGCTGGAGCCCGGACCGCAGGGGCGTGGAGCTCGGGGGCTCTCTCAAGAACGCTCTGGCCATCGGCTGCGGGATCTTGGACGGGCTCAAGGCCGGAGCCAATACCAAGGCGGCGCTGCTCATCCAAGGCATCGCGGAAATGGGAGAGCTCATAGAGCGCTCCGGCGGCCGCCGAGAGACGATTTACGGGCTGGCCGGACTCGGAGATCTCATCGCCACCGGGACCTCTCCGGAGTCGCGCAATCGGGCCTTCGGAGAAAAGCTGGGGGAGGGCAAGACCCGCGAGCAGGCCCTCAAGGAGATTCCCACCGTGGTGGAGGGAGTCGAGGCCTCAGCCAGCGCCCGGGCCCTCTGCCGCAGGCTAAAGCTCAAGGCTCCCGTGCTCGAGGCCATCTGGCAGGCGGTCCATGGCGGACGCGATTCGGAAATTGTCATTAGCGCGCTGGGTTTCTCTCGTGGTACAATAGATGGGCCTTAA
- the plsY gene encoding glycerol-3-phosphate 1-O-acyltransferase PlsY — protein MLGPGAWGLVLLSYFAGAVPTGYWAVKRLRGLDIREHGSGNPGTANVYRVAGAGPGAITLLGDASKGYLPVYLAQQLYPRQLAVAVLCGAAAIIGHDWTIFLGFKGGKGVATSAGVFAALLPKAAAASAMAFILGTAFSGHISVGSLAAALVLPLGAGLCGAPAALTSMSACAAALILFKHIPNMKRLWKGSELGVHGR, from the coding sequence ATGCTGGGTCCGGGAGCGTGGGGGCTGGTTCTGCTAAGCTATTTCGCGGGCGCTGTTCCCACCGGGTACTGGGCGGTCAAACGCCTGAGAGGCCTGGACATCCGAGAGCACGGGTCGGGAAACCCGGGCACGGCCAATGTCTATCGCGTGGCCGGGGCGGGCCCTGGCGCTATCACGCTTTTAGGCGACGCTTCCAAGGGCTATTTACCGGTCTATCTCGCCCAACAGCTCTACCCGCGCCAACTCGCCGTGGCCGTGCTCTGCGGGGCGGCGGCCATCATCGGCCACGACTGGACGATTTTCCTGGGCTTCAAGGGCGGCAAGGGCGTGGCCACCTCGGCCGGGGTTTTCGCGGCACTCCTGCCCAAGGCCGCGGCCGCCAGCGCCATGGCCTTCATCCTGGGAACGGCCTTCTCCGGCCATATATCGGTGGGCTCGCTCGCCGCCGCCCTAGTCCTGCCCCTGGGCGCCGGGCTCTGCGGAGCTCCCGCCGCGCTTACTTCAATGTCGGCCTGTGCTGCCGCTCTCATTTTGTTCAAGCATATCCCCAACATGAAGAGGCTCTGGAAAGGGTCGGAGCTGGGCGTCCATGGCCGATAA
- the hflX gene encoding GTPase HflX: protein MPSAAPEKALLVGVGLKREASLTASSLEELERLAETAGARVVGVFSQLLARFHPASLIGEGKMEEIAAAVKSLSAGTVIFDMELSASQQRTLEKFCKAKIIDRTRLILDIFAQRARTSEGRLQVELAQLSYMLPRLTGAWRGFSQQVGGIGTRGPGERKLEYERRHIQYRIIHLQHELERVRRDRELRRERRLSVPVPQVALIGYTNVGKSTLLNALTRGAPVYADDKLFATLDPTSRRVRLPEGFWAVMTDTVGFIQRLPTNLVAAFRATLEEARWADCLLLISDASSPDRKSQEEAVQGILKDLGAQGVPQVKVLNKADRLPASERRGLQHEEPGALLVSAATGEGLPEALKKIQGLLSRRWLLRELDMPYSAKAAVAEVYRSCQVLSVKHLKDRARYRLRMTQENWERLQAKTKAQR, encoded by the coding sequence ATGCCCAGCGCGGCTCCTGAGAAAGCCCTTCTGGTCGGGGTGGGCCTCAAAAGGGAGGCCTCCTTGACGGCCTCGAGCCTCGAGGAGCTCGAACGCCTGGCCGAGACCGCGGGAGCCCGAGTGGTCGGAGTCTTCTCCCAGCTCCTGGCCCGGTTTCATCCGGCCTCTCTGATAGGGGAGGGGAAAATGGAGGAGATCGCGGCCGCGGTGAAATCCCTAAGCGCGGGGACCGTGATCTTTGACATGGAGCTCTCCGCCTCCCAGCAGAGGACCCTGGAAAAATTCTGCAAGGCCAAGATCATAGACCGCACCCGCCTCATCCTCGACATCTTCGCGCAGCGCGCCAGGACCAGCGAGGGCCGCCTCCAGGTGGAACTCGCCCAGCTCTCCTACATGCTCCCCCGGCTGACCGGAGCCTGGCGCGGGTTCTCCCAGCAGGTGGGAGGCATCGGAACCCGAGGGCCCGGAGAGCGCAAGCTCGAATACGAGCGGCGCCACATCCAATACCGGATCATCCACCTCCAGCACGAGCTCGAGCGAGTGCGCAGGGACCGGGAACTCCGCCGCGAAAGGCGCCTGTCGGTCCCCGTGCCCCAAGTGGCCCTCATCGGCTACACCAACGTGGGAAAATCCACCTTGCTTAACGCGCTCACCCGCGGGGCTCCCGTCTACGCCGATGACAAGCTTTTCGCCACTTTGGACCCGACCTCGCGGCGGGTGCGCCTGCCCGAAGGGTTCTGGGCCGTGATGACCGACACGGTCGGCTTCATCCAGCGCCTGCCCACCAACCTCGTGGCGGCCTTCCGCGCCACTCTAGAGGAAGCGCGCTGGGCCGACTGCCTGCTCCTCATTTCCGACGCATCCTCCCCCGATCGCAAAAGCCAAGAGGAGGCGGTGCAAGGCATATTAAAAGATCTGGGCGCCCAAGGCGTGCCGCAAGTCAAGGTCCTCAACAAGGCCGACCGTCTGCCCGCCTCCGAGCGCCGCGGGCTTCAACACGAGGAGCCCGGGGCCCTGCTCGTCTCCGCGGCCACGGGGGAAGGCCTGCCGGAGGCCCTGAAGAAAATCCAGGGGCTCTTGAGCCGCCGATGGCTTCTCCGGGAGCTCGACATGCCTTACTCCGCCAAGGCCGCCGTGGCCGAGGTCTACCGCTCCTGCCAGGTGCTTTCCGTAAAGCACCTCAAGGACAGGGCCCGGTACCGACTGCGCATGACGCAGGAGAATTGGGAGCGGCTTCAAGCCAAGACCAAGGCCCAGCGGTAA
- the miaA gene encoding tRNA (adenosine(37)-N6)-dimethylallyltransferase MiaA, translating to MSATTIVVVGPTAAGKTELSVALAREIGGEIISADSRQIYKRLDAGTAKPARDSQGRVEGVPYHLLDMLEPEEAFDAGRFARLAEGLERNIRDRGAIPILAGGTGLYVKAFLQGLAPMPGRDEALRRELAALASERGGRFLKEKLLRVDPEAARRIPDNNAQRLIRALEVYKLSGRPISSFWAMPASRKPTASFLIDWPLPALKARIARRAEAQWPGMLAEARELISRGYGGHEPGLQSLGYREALQAVKGEISSAHGLSELVQLTHAYAKRQRTWFRHQIQAQIIPGGPLERMLEDLLSAIHAQRGS from the coding sequence GTGTCTGCCACCACCATAGTCGTCGTCGGTCCCACCGCGGCGGGAAAAACCGAGCTGTCCGTGGCCTTGGCCCGCGAAATCGGCGGAGAGATCATCTCGGCCGACTCAAGACAAATCTACAAGCGCCTGGACGCGGGAACGGCCAAGCCCGCCCGCGACTCCCAGGGCCGCGTCGAGGGCGTGCCCTATCATCTGCTGGACATGCTAGAGCCCGAGGAAGCCTTCGACGCGGGGCGTTTCGCGCGCCTGGCCGAGGGCTTGGAACGGAATATACGCGACAGGGGCGCCATCCCGATCCTGGCCGGCGGCACTGGGCTGTACGTGAAAGCATTCCTCCAAGGCCTGGCTCCCATGCCTGGGCGCGACGAGGCCCTGCGCCGAGAACTCGCGGCGTTGGCTTCGGAGCGCGGGGGACGCTTCCTCAAGGAAAAGCTTCTCCGCGTCGATCCCGAGGCCGCGCGAAGAATCCCGGACAACAACGCGCAGAGACTGATCCGGGCCTTGGAAGTCTACAAGCTTTCCGGCCGGCCCATCTCGAGCTTTTGGGCAATGCCCGCTTCACGCAAGCCCACCGCCTCCTTCCTCATCGACTGGCCGCTGCCCGCGCTCAAGGCCCGGATCGCGCGCCGCGCCGAGGCGCAATGGCCCGGCATGCTCGCGGAAGCCAGAGAGCTTATAAGCCGCGGCTACGGCGGCCATGAGCCCGGTCTCCAAAGCCTGGGCTACCGCGAGGCCCTGCAAGCCGTCAAAGGAGAGATATCCTCCGCGCATGGCCTCTCCGAGCTCGTACAGCTCACGCATGCCTACGCCAAACGCCAGCGCACCTGGTTCCGGCACCAAATCCAGGCCCAAATCATCCCCGGCGGCCCCCTCGAGCGCATGCTCGAGGATCTGCTCTCGGCCATCCATGCCCAGCGCGGCTCCTGA
- a CDS encoding PilZ domain-containing protein: MTPKKPQAADTDNKFAERRRFARFPVMSGVVEPITVNFDANDGPGASQGQPAILTNLSAGGMSLILFLEPPRTKKLEMLLSIPGLDKVSLEGKVVRVSEKGQTYNVGIAFTKISKKHQKQLSLMAQDHGDCDMRIALRLPEACVSSCHFHDLCAKPQKGPYW, translated from the coding sequence ATGACCCCCAAAAAACCGCAAGCCGCCGACACCGATAACAAATTCGCCGAGCGCCGGCGTTTCGCGCGCTTCCCGGTCATGAGCGGTGTGGTGGAGCCGATCACCGTGAATTTCGACGCGAACGACGGTCCGGGAGCCTCACAAGGCCAGCCCGCGATCCTGACCAATCTCTCGGCCGGCGGCATGTCCTTGATCCTCTTCCTCGAGCCTCCCCGCACCAAGAAGCTCGAGATGCTGCTGTCCATTCCCGGGCTCGACAAGGTTTCCCTCGAAGGCAAGGTCGTGCGCGTGAGCGAGAAAGGCCAGACCTACAACGTGGGCATCGCCTTCACCAAGATCAGCAAGAAGCACCAGAAGCAGTTGAGCCTCATGGCCCAGGACCACGGCGACTGCGACATGCGCATCGCCCTGCGCCTGCCCGAAGCCTGCGTTTCCAGCTGCCACTTCCACGACTTGTGCGCCAAGCCCCAGAAAGGCCCTTATTGGTGA
- the miaB gene encoding tRNA (N6-isopentenyl adenosine(37)-C2)-methylthiotransferase MiaB: protein MPALRPRAPLKLHTIALGCQMSAADGAEMSRPFYQRGFSAADSSDQADAILISTCTVRQHAEDRALSLIGALRPWKEAVPERILIVAGCAAERLGPWIRSRFPYVDLVVGAKSIEQFPALVSRALEERFDGLKENRDHFPASGEFSATNSPATAYVTIMRGCNYSCSYCVVPSVRGRELYRRPQEILGEVEMQVARGAREATLLGQTVNSYRSAAEERAIGFPELLRLLDAVPDLARLRFMSPHPYYVDEAFAAAMAECRTLCPFLHLPVQSGSNRLLKLMRRNYTRESYLERVKLLRNALPGIVFSTDIIVGLPSESEEDFRETLSLLEELSPASVYSFKYSPRQATEAASWADDVPQEVKEERLGRLNAAIEKLTVGALRSEIGKKVEVLCEQQDFGRTREGFKARWKNKLLAPGTLASLSVTSATTRTLLGEIQ from the coding sequence ATGCCGGCGCTGCGCCCGCGAGCGCCCTTGAAGCTGCACACCATCGCCTTGGGCTGCCAGATGTCGGCCGCGGATGGGGCCGAGATGTCGCGGCCTTTCTACCAACGGGGGTTTTCCGCGGCGGATTCTTCCGACCAGGCCGACGCCATCCTCATCAGCACCTGCACCGTGCGCCAGCACGCAGAGGACCGGGCCCTCTCCCTCATCGGCGCCCTGCGCCCCTGGAAGGAGGCCGTTCCCGAGCGCATCCTCATCGTGGCGGGCTGCGCGGCCGAGCGCCTGGGGCCATGGATCCGATCGCGCTTCCCTTACGTGGATCTGGTGGTGGGGGCCAAGTCCATCGAGCAATTCCCGGCCCTTGTCTCCCGGGCCCTGGAGGAGCGCTTCGATGGGCTCAAGGAAAACCGCGATCATTTTCCGGCCTCGGGCGAGTTCTCGGCAACGAACTCGCCGGCCACGGCCTACGTCACGATCATGAGGGGCTGCAATTACTCCTGCTCCTACTGCGTCGTTCCCTCCGTGCGCGGCCGGGAGCTCTACCGGCGTCCCCAGGAGATCTTGGGGGAAGTCGAGATGCAGGTTGCCCGCGGGGCCCGAGAGGCGACCTTGCTCGGACAGACCGTCAACAGCTATCGCTCGGCGGCCGAGGAGCGGGCGATCGGGTTTCCCGAGCTCCTGAGGCTCCTGGACGCGGTGCCGGATCTCGCGCGCCTGCGCTTCATGAGCCCGCACCCGTATTACGTGGACGAGGCCTTCGCGGCGGCCATGGCCGAATGCCGGACTCTTTGCCCCTTCCTCCACCTTCCGGTTCAATCCGGCTCCAACCGCCTCCTCAAGCTCATGCGGCGCAATTACACCCGCGAGTCGTATCTGGAGAGAGTCAAGCTCTTGAGAAACGCCCTTCCGGGCATTGTCTTCTCGACCGACATTATAGTAGGATTGCCTTCGGAGAGCGAGGAAGATTTCCGGGAGACTCTGTCTCTCTTGGAGGAACTCTCCCCGGCCTCGGTTTACAGCTTCAAGTATTCTCCCCGGCAGGCCACCGAGGCCGCCTCTTGGGCCGACGACGTCCCCCAGGAGGTCAAGGAGGAAAGGCTGGGGAGGCTTAACGCGGCGATCGAAAAATTGACGGTGGGCGCCCTGCGCTCGGAGATTGGCAAAAAAGTGGAAGTACTCTGCGAGCAGCAAGATTTCGGCCGGACCCGGGAAGGCTTCAAGGCCCGGTGGAAGAACAAGCTCCTGGCGCCAGGCACCTTGGCGAGCCTGTCGGTCACGAGCGCCACAACCCGCACTTTGCTGGGAGAAATCCAATGA
- a CDS encoding transcriptional repressor, producing MPDHSKNMTRTEPRELVHFPASTSERKRYTRRIYQLFQEHLSKNGLRLTGQRRLILDYFLKADRHLSQEDIYLALRQHGLGRATVFRTLKMLEESKLVNHVVGSTGTPRFEVNLERPHHDHLICVECGRIQEVLWPKLEEIQEKTCRKVGFEPKWHRHEVFGRCRRCARERP from the coding sequence ATGCCTGATCATAGCAAAAATATGACGAGGACCGAGCCTCGCGAGTTGGTCCACTTCCCGGCCTCGACTTCCGAACGCAAGCGCTACACCAGGCGCATCTACCAGCTTTTCCAGGAGCATCTATCCAAGAACGGCCTGCGCCTCACTGGCCAGCGCCGACTCATCCTCGACTATTTCCTGAAGGCCGACCGGCACCTGAGCCAAGAGGACATCTACCTGGCTCTCCGACAGCACGGCCTGGGTAGAGCCACGGTGTTCAGGACCCTCAAGATGCTCGAGGAGTCCAAGCTCGTCAACCATGTGGTCGGCAGCACCGGAACCCCGCGCTTCGAGGTGAATCTGGAGAGGCCCCACCACGACCACCTCATCTGCGTCGAGTGCGGCCGCATCCAGGAGGTGCTCTGGCCCAAACTCGAGGAGATACAGGAAAAGACCTGCCGCAAGGTCGGGTTCGAGCCCAAGTGGCACCGGCACGAGGTGTTCGGCCGATGCCGGCGCTGCGCCCGCGAGCGCCCTTGA
- a CDS encoding aspartate ammonia-lyase, protein MTRTEKDSLGEKEVPAEAYYGIQTSRAVENFPISGLKAHPSLIRSYAAVKKACALANRELKALPGDKAAAILKACDEVLAGKWDAQFVVDVYQAGAGTSFNMNANEVIANRAAELSGGKKGDYKLIHPNDHVNMAQSTNDTFPTATFVAVLKQARALLPVLESLEDSFFAKGKEFSSFIKSARTHLQDAVPITLGQEFKAYGEALAACREELERTSALLCRVALGGTAAGTGTNTAPGFREKAVGHLAKITNLPLKPARDARLGLQSHQPLSAVSGALRGLAVELTRICNDLRLMCSGPTTGFAEIVLPAVQPGSSIMPGKVNPSMIECLNMVCFQIIGRDLAVSLCAQAGQMDLNVMTPLSAYNLLDSIQLLVNYLPAVEKRCIRGIAADAEQCRRYFEKSPSLATLLNPKIGYSRAAEVFKEAVAKKTTVTELVLAKGLLGREELEKLFDPKDVTGALD, encoded by the coding sequence ATGACAAGAACGGAAAAAGATTCACTGGGGGAAAAAGAAGTTCCGGCCGAGGCCTACTACGGGATACAGACCTCGCGCGCGGTCGAAAATTTTCCGATCTCCGGGCTCAAGGCCCATCCCAGCTTGATCCGCTCCTACGCCGCGGTGAAGAAAGCCTGCGCTTTGGCCAACCGGGAGCTCAAGGCCCTGCCGGGAGACAAGGCCGCGGCCATCCTCAAGGCCTGCGACGAGGTCTTGGCCGGCAAATGGGACGCGCAGTTCGTGGTGGACGTCTACCAAGCCGGGGCGGGAACCTCGTTCAACATGAACGCCAACGAGGTCATCGCCAACAGGGCGGCCGAGCTCTCGGGGGGCAAGAAGGGGGACTACAAGCTGATCCATCCCAACGACCACGTCAACATGGCCCAGTCCACCAACGACACCTTCCCGACCGCGACTTTCGTGGCGGTCTTAAAGCAAGCGCGCGCCCTCCTGCCGGTGCTTGAGTCCCTGGAGGATTCTTTTTTCGCCAAGGGCAAGGAGTTCTCTTCCTTCATCAAGTCCGCCAGGACCCATCTCCAGGACGCGGTACCCATCACCTTGGGCCAGGAGTTCAAGGCCTACGGAGAGGCCCTGGCCGCCTGCCGCGAGGAGCTGGAGAGAACCTCAGCACTCCTCTGCCGCGTGGCGTTGGGAGGAACCGCCGCCGGGACCGGAACCAACACGGCCCCGGGCTTCCGGGAGAAGGCCGTGGGGCATTTGGCCAAGATTACGAATCTTCCCTTGAAGCCCGCGCGGGACGCGCGCCTGGGCCTGCAAAGCCATCAGCCGCTGTCGGCGGTTTCGGGGGCGCTGCGCGGGCTTGCCGTCGAGCTTACCCGCATCTGCAACGATCTGCGTCTCATGTGCTCCGGCCCGACCACGGGGTTCGCGGAGATCGTCCTGCCCGCGGTCCAGCCGGGCTCCTCGATCATGCCGGGCAAGGTCAACCCCTCCATGATCGAGTGCCTCAACATGGTCTGCTTCCAGATCATCGGACGGGACTTAGCGGTGTCCTTGTGCGCCCAGGCCGGGCAGATGGACTTAAACGTGATGACGCCCCTCTCGGCCTACAACCTTCTCGACTCCATCCAGCTCCTCGTCAATTACCTGCCCGCGGTGGAGAAGCGCTGCATCCGCGGCATCGCGGCCGACGCCGAGCAGTGCCGCCGCTATTTCGAGAAGAGCCCGTCCTTGGCCACCTTGCTCAACCCCAAGATCGGCTACTCCCGCGCCGCCGAGGTGTTCAAGGAGGCCGTGGCCAAGAAAACCACGGTGACCGAGCTCGTCCTGGCCAAGGGCCTGCTCGGGCGCGAGGAATTGGAAAAGCTCTTCGACCCCAAGGACGTCACGGGAGCTCTGGACTAA
- a CDS encoding tetratricopeptide repeat protein produces the protein MKLIALAFLSSLAAALPQAQKQYDTKDYRGAAEAYQALLAAEPRNAGLHYNLGNCLFKQGRLGQAVASYQRAFDINPRDSDIRHNLDFALKRSGEELVSPGVPTPLFVLAHFLSLRELAGLQWLGCWAFLLLASFFLLDPRRRAGVQPWLAAAFGFWVFFAAWWLIRGGLRPPRLAVVISPTAQIRSGPGESSTVSFTAPEGRRVQILSENGAWLEVGDLKEGSKGWMKVEDVDLVWEKIK, from the coding sequence ATGAAGCTGATCGCCCTCGCCTTCCTTTCGTCCCTGGCCGCGGCTCTTCCTCAAGCCCAGAAACAGTACGACACCAAGGACTACCGCGGCGCGGCCGAGGCCTACCAAGCCCTGCTCGCGGCCGAGCCCCGCAACGCGGGGCTCCACTACAACCTCGGAAACTGCCTGTTCAAGCAGGGCCGATTGGGCCAGGCCGTGGCCTCCTACCAAAGAGCCTTCGACATCAACCCCAGGGACTCGGACATCCGCCACAACTTGGACTTCGCGCTGAAAAGATCGGGGGAGGAGCTGGTTTCCCCGGGCGTTCCCACGCCGCTTTTCGTCCTGGCCCATTTCCTGAGCCTCCGGGAATTAGCCGGCCTGCAGTGGCTGGGGTGCTGGGCCTTTCTTCTCCTGGCGAGTTTCTTCCTGCTGGATCCCCGCAGACGGGCGGGGGTCCAGCCATGGCTCGCCGCGGCTTTCGGCTTTTGGGTATTTTTCGCGGCCTGGTGGCTTATCCGCGGCGGCTTGCGCCCGCCGCGCCTGGCGGTCGTCATAAGCCCCACCGCCCAGATTCGCAGCGGGCCCGGGGAAAGCTCGACGGTCAGCTTTACGGCCCCGGAGGGCCGGCGCGTGCAAATTCTTTCCGAGAACGGGGCCTGGCTCGAAGTCGGCGATCTAAAGGAAGGGAGCAAGGGCTGGATGAAAGTGGAAGACGTGGATTTAGTGTGGGAGAAAATAAAATGA
- a CDS encoding protein BatD — protein MTLPALLPLCIGMAWAQLNITAEVDKTTVALDDQVVLSVVVTAPQAMLPEPQLPPLSNFSVYSSGRSQNVSIINGQVSSSIVHTYVMVPRFVGRATVGPISIAAQGRKAQTEPIEITVERPGSASRGAAGRARREEPAAEEERPRRAGAPEAFVTAEVDKKKAYVNEQATLSIKFYTAVSLLGNPQYSAPKMSGFISEDLPPERHGTVTLHGRPYYFSEIKTALFPAQPGKLAIGPATVACQIQSDASVDPFTADFFERFFSQGAAAPQTRELKSDPLVLEAQPLPEVGKPANFSGAVGRFSISAALDRPQAKAGEAVTLTVTVEGSGNLKSIGEPEMPSLEAFRVYDTVSSLNMDKRKDLVRGSKVFKTVIMPKTPGSFTVPPIALSYFDPEKKAYLRASTLPLAIKVEEGAPSPADRSESDFGPRPEPRGLTVVSRDIRYLKLAPSRSALSRLLEAAAAAGPIHSLPFLLLGLCAAWDGWRRRRLADPQAWRERAALKKALSRIKQAQAAADPQKSAALLAEALSRYLADKLGRPYSGLTWRRARESLLERHPRLPKALLEKTGSVWEDLDHVRFAPPSAGAGPSSLMAESLSWILKELDKELA, from the coding sequence GTGACGCTCCCAGCACTCCTACCCCTTTGCATCGGCATGGCCTGGGCTCAGCTCAACATCACGGCCGAGGTGGACAAGACGACGGTCGCCTTGGACGACCAAGTCGTGCTGAGCGTGGTCGTGACCGCCCCCCAGGCCATGCTTCCCGAGCCCCAGCTTCCGCCCCTATCCAATTTCAGCGTTTACTCCTCGGGGCGCAGCCAGAACGTCTCCATCATCAACGGCCAGGTCTCCAGCTCCATCGTCCACACCTACGTCATGGTGCCGCGCTTCGTGGGGCGCGCGACCGTGGGCCCCATCTCCATCGCCGCCCAGGGGCGCAAGGCCCAAACCGAGCCCATTGAGATCACGGTGGAGCGTCCGGGGTCCGCCTCCCGTGGGGCAGCCGGGCGAGCGCGCCGGGAAGAGCCCGCGGCCGAGGAGGAGAGGCCGCGACGCGCCGGGGCGCCGGAGGCCTTCGTCACCGCCGAGGTGGACAAGAAAAAGGCCTACGTCAATGAGCAGGCAACGCTTTCGATCAAGTTCTACACGGCCGTAAGCCTGCTTGGCAACCCCCAATACAGCGCTCCCAAAATGAGCGGCTTCATTTCCGAGGACCTTCCCCCGGAGCGACACGGCACCGTGACTCTCCATGGCCGGCCCTATTATTTCTCCGAGATCAAAACCGCCCTGTTCCCGGCCCAGCCGGGCAAGCTCGCTATCGGCCCGGCCACGGTCGCCTGCCAAATCCAGAGCGACGCCTCCGTGGACCCCTTCACGGCTGATTTCTTCGAGAGGTTCTTCTCCCAGGGGGCCGCCGCGCCCCAGACCCGGGAGCTTAAGTCCGACCCCTTGGTCCTCGAGGCCCAGCCCCTGCCCGAGGTGGGCAAGCCCGCCAACTTCTCCGGCGCCGTGGGCCGGTTCTCGATCTCGGCCGCCCTCGACCGCCCCCAGGCCAAGGCCGGGGAGGCCGTGACCTTGACCGTGACCGTGGAGGGAAGCGGCAACCTCAAGAGCATCGGCGAACCCGAAATGCCGAGCCTCGAGGCCTTCCGAGTCTACGACACGGTGAGCTCCCTCAATATGGACAAGCGCAAGGACCTGGTGCGCGGCTCCAAGGTGTTCAAGACCGTGATCATGCCCAAAACCCCGGGCAGCTTCACCGTGCCGCCCATCGCCCTTTCGTATTTCGACCCCGAGAAAAAGGCTTATCTCAGGGCCTCGACCTTGCCTCTTGCGATCAAGGTGGAGGAGGGAGCGCCCTCTCCCGCGGACCGATCGGAGTCCGACTTCGGCCCCCGGCCGGAGCCGCGGGGGCTGACGGTGGTGTCGCGGGACATCCGCTATTTGAAGCTGGCGCCCAGCCGCTCGGCCCTGAGCCGGCTCCTCGAGGCCGCGGCCGCGGCCGGGCCTATACACTCCCTGCCCTTCCTCCTCCTGGGACTTTGCGCGGCTTGGGACGGCTGGCGCCGCAGGCGCCTGGCCGATCCCCAGGCCTGGCGGGAACGAGCGGCGCTGAAGAAAGCTTTAAGCAGGATCAAGCAGGCACAGGCCGCGGCCGATCCTCAGAAATCGGCGGCCTTGCTGGCCGAGGCCCTGTCCCGGTACCTGGCCGACAAGCTGGGGCGTCCCTATTCCGGGCTCACCTGGCGCCGGGCCCGGGAAAGCCTCCTCGAAAGGCACCCCCGCCTTCCCAAGGCGCTCCTCGAGAAAACCGGCAGCGTCTGGGAGGATCTCGATCACGTGCGCTTCGCCCCGCCGTCGGCGGGAGCGGGCCCGTCGAGCCTCATGGCAGAGTCCCTGTCCTGGATACTCAAGGAGCTCGACAAGGAGCTGGCATGA